The Pseudomonas fluorescens genome includes a window with the following:
- a CDS encoding methyltransferase gives MPAKGADCGVLTGEALLARFTALDTFLTAHQALWKPRPFTHLQLPWETSHPELSRWLRQRSLEAAENDHHQPWLMEDAPAPFPELAAISRALSAVAELPASTLEAPSHRLNVDVPGRKWQQIEAFASRLHFTTQPTHWLDWCAGKGHLGRRLLQGEQQLTCLEYDPALVASGQQLSLRHHLHATHLQQDVLAADAIQALHSGHTPVALHACGDLHVRLIHLASAAGCAQLAIAPCCYNRISSERYQALSDAAKGSALQLSLDDLSLPLTETVTAGARVRRQRDQSMARRLGFDLLQRHIRGCDDYLSTPSLPSAWLEKSFAQYCTDLATLKDLSTVGTPDWLALEAAGHQRLAEVRNLELLRGLFRRPLELWLVLDRALFLTQKGYDVRLGTFCETPLTPRNLLLLAERCRDETACG, from the coding sequence ATGCCTGCCAAGGGCGCTGACTGCGGCGTGCTGACGGGCGAGGCTCTGCTCGCCCGCTTCACGGCGCTGGATACTTTTCTCACGGCGCACCAGGCACTGTGGAAACCGCGTCCGTTCACCCATCTGCAACTGCCTTGGGAAACGTCCCACCCGGAATTGTCCCGATGGCTACGCCAGCGCTCGCTGGAAGCTGCGGAAAACGACCATCATCAGCCGTGGTTGATGGAAGATGCGCCTGCGCCATTCCCGGAATTGGCCGCTATCTCCCGAGCATTGAGCGCAGTCGCAGAATTGCCGGCCAGCACGCTCGAAGCGCCAAGCCATCGCCTCAACGTCGACGTGCCCGGGCGCAAATGGCAGCAGATCGAAGCCTTCGCCAGCCGCCTGCACTTCACCACCCAACCGACCCATTGGCTCGATTGGTGCGCCGGCAAAGGCCACCTCGGTCGACGCCTGCTGCAGGGTGAGCAACAACTGACTTGCCTGGAGTATGACCCCGCACTGGTCGCCAGCGGCCAACAACTGAGCCTGCGCCATCACCTGCACGCCACGCACCTGCAACAAGACGTACTGGCGGCTGACGCAATCCAGGCGCTCCATTCCGGACACACGCCTGTGGCCCTGCACGCCTGCGGCGACTTGCATGTGCGCTTGATACACCTGGCCAGCGCCGCTGGCTGTGCACAACTGGCGATCGCGCCCTGCTGTTACAACCGCATCAGCAGCGAGCGTTATCAAGCACTGTCCGACGCGGCCAAGGGTTCAGCCCTACAGCTGTCGCTAGACGATCTCAGCCTGCCGCTGACCGAAACCGTCACCGCTGGCGCGCGCGTCAGAAGACAACGGGACCAATCCATGGCCCGGCGCCTGGGCTTCGACCTGCTGCAACGGCACATCAGAGGGTGCGACGACTACCTGTCCACCCCCTCACTGCCCAGCGCCTGGCTGGAAAAATCCTTCGCCCAATACTGCACCGATCTGGCAACCCTGAAAGACTTATCCACAGTCGGCACGCCTGATTGGCTCGCCTTGGAAGCAGCAGGCCATCAGCGCCTGGCCGAGGTGCGCAACCTGGAGTTACTGCGAGGTCTTTTCCGACGGCCGCTGGAGCTTTGGCTGGTACTGGACCGGGCGCTTTTCCTCACTCAAAAAGGCTACGACGTTCGCCTCGGCACCTTCTGCGAAACCCCGCTGACGCCGCGCAACCTGCTGTTGCTGGCAGAGCGTTGCCGAGACGAAACAGCCTGTGGATAA
- a CDS encoding FkbM family methyltransferase, translating into MTFISYAQNFEDIRLWRALKSVENGFYLDVGANHPTDDSVTRAFYDRGWRGINIEPVPAYYDALCQQRPHDINLQCVAGDNAESLTFYTIANTGLSTVEASVAQQHRDAGMDVGTQTVQSRTLASICEQYAQDRPIHFLKIDVEGHEETVLRGMDFGRWRPWIILIETPWARDQTWETLVTDASYQPILFDGINTYYLAEEHLALKPAFDIPPCNLDGFQLCKGHKFSHPIDDTDQQLSAALQRAEQAEAQLHAMQNSRTWRALNKLRNLLHRA; encoded by the coding sequence GTGACGTTCATTTCCTACGCACAAAACTTCGAAGACATACGGCTGTGGCGCGCCCTCAAGTCGGTGGAAAACGGCTTTTACCTCGACGTCGGCGCCAACCATCCGACAGATGATTCAGTCACCCGAGCGTTTTACGACCGCGGCTGGCGCGGCATCAACATCGAACCCGTACCGGCCTACTACGACGCCCTCTGCCAACAACGCCCCCACGACATCAACCTGCAATGCGTGGCCGGCGACAACGCCGAAAGCCTGACCTTCTACACCATCGCCAACACCGGCCTGTCCACGGTAGAAGCCAGCGTCGCCCAACAACACCGCGACGCCGGCATGGACGTGGGCACCCAGACCGTCCAGTCCCGCACCCTGGCCTCCATCTGCGAGCAATACGCCCAGGATCGCCCCATCCACTTCCTGAAAATCGACGTCGAAGGCCACGAAGAAACCGTGCTGCGCGGCATGGACTTCGGCCGCTGGCGCCCCTGGATCATCCTCATCGAAACCCCATGGGCCCGCGACCAGACCTGGGAAACCCTGGTGACCGACGCCAGCTACCAGCCCATCCTGTTCGACGGCATCAACACCTACTACCTCGCCGAAGAACACCTGGCCCTCAAACCCGCCTTCGACATCCCCCCGTGCAACCTCGACGGCTTCCAACTCTGCAAAGGCCACAAATTCAGCCACCCCATCGACGACACCGACCAACAACTCAGCGCCGCCCTGCAACGCGCCGAACAGGCCGAAGCCCAACTCCACGCCATGCAAAACAGCCGCACCTGGCGCGCCCTGAACAAACTGCGCAACCTGCTGCACCGCGCTTGA
- a CDS encoding Abi family protein, with translation MRPFDKPALSVEQQLELLKQRGLHIANDDRAMRFLEVVTLFRLSPYMRPFQEPDPEHPFKPGSTLKAIVDIYRFDGTLRRITMDAIERVEVAIRATISNHMCPKYGPDWIADASVFSSSYSHTDLLRPLREQMNKERSKLKRDIDRIRKGRQADGLQQQRIENRMRDNYFRYYGATYAHPELPPAWAVLEELSLGTVSALFNAIGRSADKKAIATRFSLPFEVLASWLHTLTFIRNCCAHHSRLWNRELSIRPSLPKEWAIPTAPADQPQPKQRLYVVLTMLAYLTDLISPDSQWKLRLAEIMDQQELDYLRLMGFPNDWKDQQQWRLA, from the coding sequence ATGAGGCCCTTCGACAAGCCGGCTCTCAGCGTAGAACAGCAATTGGAACTGCTAAAGCAACGAGGTTTGCACATCGCCAACGATGATCGAGCCATGCGTTTTCTCGAAGTGGTCACGCTGTTTCGCCTGAGTCCCTACATGCGCCCCTTTCAGGAGCCAGACCCTGAACATCCCTTCAAGCCCGGCAGCACACTGAAGGCAATCGTCGATATTTACCGCTTCGATGGTACGTTGCGGCGCATCACCATGGATGCCATCGAACGTGTCGAAGTCGCCATACGGGCGACTATCAGCAATCATATGTGCCCCAAGTACGGGCCTGACTGGATAGCTGACGCGTCCGTCTTCTCCTCGTCATACTCACACACCGATTTGTTGCGTCCATTGCGGGAGCAAATGAATAAGGAGCGCAGTAAACTCAAACGTGATATCGACCGCATCAGAAAGGGCCGACAAGCCGATGGGCTCCAGCAACAGCGGATCGAAAACCGCATGCGTGACAATTATTTCCGATATTACGGTGCAACCTATGCCCACCCGGAGTTGCCGCCCGCTTGGGCGGTCCTGGAAGAACTCAGCCTTGGGACGGTATCTGCCCTCTTCAATGCCATAGGCAGAAGCGCCGACAAGAAAGCTATCGCCACCAGATTCAGCCTGCCCTTCGAAGTACTGGCCTCCTGGCTACACACGCTGACCTTCATTCGCAACTGCTGTGCCCACCACTCACGGCTATGGAACCGAGAGCTCTCGATTCGACCATCCTTACCTAAAGAATGGGCCATTCCCACTGCCCCCGCCGACCAGCCTCAGCCCAAACAGCGTCTATACGTCGTATTGACGATGCTGGCCTACCTAACCGACCTGATCAGCCCTGACAGCCAGTGGAAGCTTCGCCTGGCCGAAATCATGGATCAGCAGGAACTGGATTATTTGAGGCTCATGGGATTTCCAAATGATTGGAAAGATCAACAGCAATGGCGCCTAGCGTAG
- a CDS encoding CopG family transcriptional regulator — MPIRTADHRRVLGQDLGFVMGALRGYVEYEKVLNTQIERAVDVADQGKFASNDQVAAMRARRWSRDAG; from the coding sequence ATACCGATCCGTACCGCGGATCATCGCCGCGTCCTCGGCCAGGACCTTGGCTTTGTGATGGGCGCTCTGCGCGGCTACGTCGAGTACGAGAAGGTCTTGAACACACAGATCGAACGGGCTGTAGATGTCGCCGATCAAGGTAAGTTCGCCTCCAATGATCAGGTGGCAGCGATGCGTGCCCGGCGCTGGAGCAGGGACGCGGGCTAA
- a CDS encoding methyl-accepting chemotaxis protein yields the protein MKIRTKVIGSGLVSLSFALLLGGIGLWGYHSMTEALVQNETSISAMRKHMEADMMHDAIRADVLAALLVAPGDTQAAKEVTEAFDEHTQRMRKVIAENAEAKLPGDVAKAIGELKPQVETYIDKAKQIIGKALNGAQDGQALRAEFDGAFSALEERNEAVSELIENQAQSSREHQDHSIHTSERWLIATLLATCVALALLSWSLLKAVLTPLNKIILNAQAMSQGDLQRSMGAQSKDELGQLQGVIEQMQTNLRQMIATIRGQSDELHGTSRHLGDTARQIVSSADQQAQSATSMAASMEQMMANISQIHQHADSARTISAQSEHLASSGGQVILGVVEGMNRIAEVVNQSSSKITALDASSEDIHSIIQVIKSIAEQTNLLALNAAIEAARAGEAGRGFAVVADEVRNLAARTTQSTQEITAMIERIQSSARDAVANMQACVSRVDEGVNLAQQAGVSISEIRTGARHAAEVVEEISQTIAEQSKASDEMAQRVESIAEQSRENTRSIHNLTQTADQLNNAAGSMQASVQQFKV from the coding sequence ATGAAGATCCGCACCAAAGTCATAGGCTCGGGGTTGGTCAGTCTTTCTTTTGCGCTATTGCTCGGCGGTATCGGGCTGTGGGGTTATCACTCCATGACCGAGGCCCTGGTGCAGAACGAGACCAGTATTTCGGCCATGCGCAAGCACATGGAGGCGGACATGATGCACGACGCCATTCGTGCCGATGTGTTGGCCGCATTGCTGGTGGCACCGGGGGACACTCAGGCGGCCAAGGAGGTGACGGAGGCATTCGATGAGCATACGCAGCGGATGCGCAAGGTTATCGCCGAAAACGCCGAGGCCAAGTTACCGGGGGATGTCGCCAAGGCAATTGGCGAGCTTAAACCACAGGTCGAAACCTATATCGACAAAGCCAAGCAAATAATCGGCAAGGCACTGAACGGTGCCCAGGATGGCCAGGCGTTGCGGGCGGAGTTCGACGGGGCGTTTTCGGCGTTGGAGGAGCGCAACGAGGCAGTGAGTGAGCTGATCGAGAACCAGGCGCAATCCTCGCGTGAGCATCAGGACCACAGCATTCACACCTCGGAGCGCTGGCTGATCGCGACACTACTGGCCACTTGCGTGGCGCTGGCGCTGTTGTCGTGGAGCCTGCTCAAGGCTGTGCTGACGCCACTGAACAAGATCATCCTCAATGCCCAGGCGATGTCCCAAGGGGATTTGCAGCGCTCGATGGGGGCTCAGAGCAAGGATGAGTTGGGTCAGTTGCAAGGTGTGATCGAGCAGATGCAGACCAATCTGCGACAGATGATCGCCACGATCCGCGGCCAGAGCGATGAGTTGCACGGCACGTCCCGGCATCTGGGCGATACGGCGCGACAGATTGTGTCCAGCGCCGATCAGCAGGCCCAGAGCGCAACCAGCATGGCGGCGAGCATGGAGCAGATGATGGCGAATATCAGCCAGATCCATCAGCACGCCGACAGCGCCCGAACGATTTCCGCGCAGTCCGAGCATTTGGCGAGCAGCGGTGGCCAGGTGATTCTCGGGGTGGTGGAAGGCATGAACCGGATCGCCGAGGTGGTCAACCAGTCCTCCAGCAAGATCACGGCGCTGGACGCATCGTCCGAGGACATTCATTCCATCATCCAAGTGATCAAGAGCATCGCCGAACAGACCAACTTGCTGGCGCTCAACGCCGCCATCGAAGCCGCCCGCGCCGGTGAGGCGGGGCGTGGTTTTGCGGTGGTGGCCGATGAGGTGCGCAACCTGGCGGCGCGCACCACCCAGTCCACCCAGGAAATCACCGCGATGATCGAGCGCATCCAGTCCAGCGCCCGGGACGCGGTGGCGAACATGCAGGCGTGTGTCAGCCGTGTGGACGAAGGCGTCAACCTGGCCCAGCAGGCCGGGGTGTCCATCAGCGAAATCCGCACCGGTGCCCGGCATGCGGCCGAAGTGGTGGAGGAAATTTCCCAGACCATTGCCGAGCAATCCAAGGCCAGTGATGAGATGGCACAGCGGGTGGAGTCGATTGCCGAGCAGTCCCGTGAGAACACACGCTCGATTCACAACCTGACGCAAACGGCGGATCAATTGAACAATGCGGCGGGGTCGATGCAGGCTTCGGTGCAGCAGTTCAAGGTTTGA
- a CDS encoding RES family NAD+ phosphorylase codes for MMPPLADPQWNRAYRIVNSSFPPISLFEDVLDPEDLPTAYALEALTNDRLMEQAGVLSRVRPEDRISGPGSSPVMAAFTHIGKSSRFSDGTFGVYYAASSQEAAIAETCYHQARFLGATNEPDLELTMRTYINKVVKPLHDIRHDYPHLHNPDPTAYGPSQVFARQLRETLSWGLLYNSVRLPGHECVAAFRPPAVSIPVQGKHIRYVWSAQKREISFVFEVSEV; via the coding sequence ATGATGCCACCACTGGCGGACCCGCAATGGAATCGGGCCTATCGGATCGTCAACAGCAGCTTCCCGCCGATTTCGCTGTTTGAAGACGTACTCGACCCTGAAGACCTGCCCACGGCCTACGCCCTGGAAGCGTTGACCAACGATCGGCTGATGGAGCAAGCCGGCGTGCTGTCCCGGGTCCGCCCAGAGGACCGCATTTCCGGGCCCGGCTCCTCGCCGGTGATGGCGGCGTTTACCCACATCGGCAAAAGCAGCCGCTTCAGCGACGGCACCTTCGGCGTCTACTACGCCGCCAGCAGCCAGGAAGCGGCCATTGCCGAGACCTGCTACCACCAGGCGCGATTCCTTGGCGCGACCAACGAGCCAGACCTGGAGCTGACCATGCGCACCTACATCAACAAGGTGGTCAAACCTCTGCACGATATCCGCCACGACTACCCCCACCTCCACAACCCCGACCCTACAGCCTATGGTCCGTCCCAAGTGTTCGCCCGACAACTGCGTGAAACCTTGTCGTGGGGGCTGCTGTACAACAGCGTCCGGCTGCCCGGCCACGAATGCGTGGCCGCGTTTCGCCCTCCGGCAGTTTCGATTCCGGTGCAGGGCAAGCATATTCGGTACGTCTGGAGCGCCCAGAAGCGGGAGATTTCGTTTGTGTTCGAGGTGAGCGAGGTTTGA
- a CDS encoding MbcA/ParS/Xre antitoxin family protein encodes MATSSITLNAQQQLDSPDAGRVALKFFFNLMALWGCSVEQQRTLLGKVGNTTFYKYKQLPENVKLPRDTLERISYLMGIHKALSIIFSNSRDRAYQWVSSPNTAAPFNGQSALSYMLTGRVVDIADVRRYLDGVRG; translated from the coding sequence ATGGCGACTTCCTCCATCACTCTCAATGCGCAGCAACAATTGGATTCCCCGGATGCGGGTCGAGTCGCGTTGAAGTTTTTCTTCAACCTCATGGCGCTCTGGGGCTGCAGCGTCGAGCAGCAGCGCACATTGCTGGGCAAGGTGGGAAACACGACCTTCTACAAATACAAACAATTGCCGGAAAACGTGAAGCTGCCTCGCGATACGCTCGAGCGCATTTCCTACCTCATGGGTATCCACAAGGCACTGAGCATTATCTTCAGCAACAGCCGGGACCGTGCTTATCAATGGGTCAGCAGCCCGAACACCGCGGCACCGTTCAACGGCCAGTCGGCACTGTCCTACATGCTGACCGGCCGCGTGGTAGACATCGCCGATGTGCGGCGATACCTCGACGGAGTACGCGGTTGA
- a CDS encoding LysR family transcriptional regulator, which produces MDSRTLRNLMRIVQTGSLSAAAEHSCLTVQALAAQLNKVEEQFGFRLFRRSNKGLTLTSQGSELTPFMDQVLIATRQLEEKVAALKSPRQRILRMALNTTLPAEFNRRMIDRLIAVFPQYQLEFSYAESMENLSKLRNEDFDLAVLIGQQQGGFTSITMPDVQVRVVGAHCGDADDSLGLLGDKFQVRPAEECPYSRSFLRFLDAGLGEYGSSQRMVYSCSETLTLSLITQLDGLGLVSREAALRNGLAIFPDFEDFLEVRLAVNNPELSGQALHDVVDLTLQERTERDVRRRAHRHTEKQVAAEIRT; this is translated from the coding sequence ATGGATAGCAGAACCCTACGCAACCTCATGCGTATCGTGCAGACCGGCTCGTTGTCGGCAGCGGCCGAGCATTCGTGCCTCACGGTGCAGGCGTTGGCGGCGCAGTTGAACAAGGTCGAGGAACAGTTCGGTTTCCGGTTGTTCCGGCGCTCGAACAAGGGCCTGACGTTGACGAGCCAAGGCTCGGAACTGACCCCCTTCATGGATCAGGTGCTGATTGCCACCCGGCAGTTGGAGGAGAAAGTCGCGGCGCTCAAGAGCCCGCGACAGCGCATCCTCAGAATGGCGCTCAATACCACCCTGCCGGCGGAGTTCAACCGGCGAATGATCGATCGGTTGATCGCTGTGTTCCCCCAGTATCAGCTGGAATTCAGCTACGCCGAGTCGATGGAGAACCTGAGCAAACTCAGGAATGAAGATTTTGACCTGGCGGTCCTGATCGGCCAGCAACAGGGCGGTTTTACCAGCATCACCATGCCGGATGTGCAGGTGCGGGTGGTCGGCGCCCATTGTGGCGATGCAGACGATTCCCTTGGCCTGCTCGGTGACAAGTTTCAGGTGCGTCCGGCAGAAGAATGCCCGTACTCCCGCAGCTTCCTGCGCTTTCTCGACGCCGGCCTGGGTGAATACGGGTCGAGCCAGCGCATGGTGTATTCCTGCAGTGAAACGCTGACGCTGTCATTGATCACTCAGCTCGATGGCTTGGGGCTGGTGTCCCGGGAAGCCGCGCTGCGCAACGGCCTGGCGATTTTCCCGGATTTCGAGGATTTCCTTGAAGTCCGCCTGGCGGTGAACAATCCGGAGTTGTCCGGCCAGGCACTGCACGATGTGGTGGACCTGACGCTACAGGAACGAACCGAGCGCGATGTACGCCGCCGTGCCCACCGCCACACTGAGAAACAGGTTGCGGCTGAAATACGCACATAA
- a CDS encoding AzlD domain-containing protein — protein sequence MPDQTFLILVVVLMMAVTFLPRALPLQINTEHWPPFIARALEYLPVAIVAAISLTPLLIKDQQIQLDRPEFYAAIPTLLCAYFSRNLFLSVAVGTAAYIALGSFL from the coding sequence ATGCCTGACCAAACGTTCCTGATCCTGGTCGTGGTCCTGATGATGGCCGTGACCTTCCTGCCGCGCGCCCTGCCGTTGCAGATCAATACCGAACACTGGCCGCCCTTTATTGCCCGCGCCCTGGAATACCTGCCAGTGGCGATCGTCGCTGCCATCAGTCTGACTCCCTTGTTGATCAAGGATCAGCAGATACAGCTCGACCGCCCTGAGTTTTATGCCGCGATTCCGACGCTGTTATGTGCGTATTTCAGCCGCAACCTGTTTCTCAGTGTGGCGGTGGGCACGGCGGCGTACATCGCGCTCGGTTCGTTCCTGTAG
- a CDS encoding AzlC family ABC transporter permease: MNKTSSQPLAVEPQASRTFAEASPVVAGYFTVSFVFGLMAVNAGLPLWLPVAMCLFVYAGASQFAALALISSGASLTTIVLTTFLINARHMLMSVYMAKALRALGLSRFERWCYAAGLTDESFAFHSVKLGSGAPVSVRYLVGFNLFCHTSWVLGGLLGAVCAQYAAHLIKYQLDYALTAMMLYVLVSLCNTRNKLIAALAAVVCMGGLSLLGSSPFNVFIATFVGCGVGVCLTKRS; the protein is encoded by the coding sequence ATGAACAAGACTTCCAGCCAGCCGCTGGCGGTCGAACCACAAGCCTCGCGTACCTTTGCTGAAGCCAGTCCGGTGGTAGCGGGTTATTTCACGGTTTCGTTTGTGTTCGGTCTGATGGCGGTCAACGCCGGGTTGCCCCTGTGGTTGCCGGTGGCGATGTGCCTGTTCGTCTACGCGGGCGCTTCGCAATTCGCGGCGCTGGCGCTGATTTCCAGCGGCGCGTCGCTGACCACCATCGTGCTTACCACGTTCCTGATCAATGCCCGCCACATGCTGATGTCGGTCTACATGGCCAAGGCCCTGCGTGCGCTGGGGCTCAGCCGTTTCGAGCGCTGGTGCTACGCGGCGGGGCTGACGGACGAGTCGTTCGCGTTCCACAGCGTCAAGCTCGGCAGCGGGGCGCCGGTGAGTGTGCGCTACCTGGTCGGCTTCAACCTGTTCTGCCACACATCCTGGGTGCTCGGTGGCTTGCTGGGTGCCGTATGTGCGCAATACGCGGCGCACCTCATCAAGTACCAGCTCGACTATGCGCTGACCGCGATGATGCTCTATGTGCTGGTTTCGTTGTGCAACACCCGCAACAAACTGATCGCAGCCCTGGCGGCTGTCGTCTGCATGGGCGGGCTGAGCCTGCTGGGCAGCTCGCCATTCAATGTCTTCATTGCCACGTTCGTTGGCTGCGGGGTAGGCGTATGCCTGACCAAACGTTCCTGA
- a CDS encoding GNAT family N-acetyltransferase encodes MDDPTQQVLLRRAMVRDAERLERFFRGFDEVSFCEWQDARFLRGVLLQETTTAYLAIDASGDVVGAVIGGMLGTRGTINHLAVSMQHRAKGLGQRLVEAASADMKRVGVLRMFLFVDDANLAGKRFWAAQGFCEPRGEITFERDL; translated from the coding sequence ATGGACGACCCGACGCAGCAGGTCCTGTTGCGCCGGGCCATGGTCCGGGACGCCGAGCGACTGGAGCGGTTTTTTCGCGGTTTCGACGAAGTGTCGTTCTGCGAATGGCAGGACGCCCGATTCTTGCGCGGTGTGTTGTTGCAGGAAACCACCACCGCGTACCTGGCTATCGATGCGAGCGGTGACGTGGTGGGCGCCGTGATCGGCGGTATGCTCGGTACCCGTGGCACGATCAATCACCTGGCGGTCAGCATGCAGCATCGCGCCAAAGGCCTGGGCCAGCGCCTGGTTGAAGCCGCGTCGGCTGACATGAAACGGGTCGGCGTGCTGCGCATGTTCCTTTTTGTCGACGATGCTAATCTGGCCGGCAAGCGCTTCTGGGCGGCCCAGGGCTTCTGTGAGCCCCGGGGCGAAATCACCTTCGAGAGGGATTTATGA
- a CDS encoding 2OG-Fe dioxygenase family protein, whose protein sequence is MIVLNREVGEALRRDKYVNVRGGDFNLYGHFGDFVRLTKSWENMEPDSYYGQAESGMRFRRYSDFEYNPTTRELTQLEHRAYIQSKANNSYVGGLERHFQDFSNEVINSPVMRSLIDTDFEVYKNVLPQELHDEIWQCQIHQIRIEIKPGKQLEITPEGIHCDGYPFSGVHFWGRQNVAGAESRLYSAQEEQLAATTYEDILDTTFFLDRDMRHYVTPARNTHSHDMAYRQILAISFSRPGTAFDIVR, encoded by the coding sequence ATGATCGTTCTGAACAGGGAAGTGGGCGAAGCGCTAAGACGTGACAAATACGTCAATGTTCGCGGTGGAGACTTCAACCTCTACGGTCATTTCGGCGATTTTGTCCGGCTGACCAAAAGCTGGGAAAACATGGAGCCCGACAGCTACTACGGCCAGGCCGAGTCAGGCATGCGTTTTCGCCGCTACAGCGACTTCGAATACAACCCTACGACCCGCGAGCTCACGCAGCTCGAACACCGGGCCTACATTCAGTCCAAGGCCAACAACAGCTATGTCGGTGGACTGGAACGGCACTTTCAGGACTTCTCCAACGAAGTGATCAATTCGCCGGTGATGCGCAGCCTGATCGACACGGACTTCGAGGTCTACAAGAACGTCCTGCCGCAGGAGCTGCACGATGAAATCTGGCAGTGCCAGATCCATCAGATCCGCATCGAGATCAAGCCGGGCAAACAACTGGAAATCACCCCCGAAGGGATTCACTGTGATGGCTATCCGTTCAGCGGCGTGCACTTCTGGGGCCGTCAGAATGTGGCGGGTGCGGAAAGCCGTTTGTACAGCGCCCAGGAAGAACAGCTGGCGGCGACGACCTACGAGGACATCCTCGACACGACGTTCTTCCTGGATCGCGACATGCGCCATTACGTGACCCCGGCGCGCAACACCCATAGCCATGACATGGCGTACCGGCAGATCCTGGCCATTTCCTTCTCGCGGCCCGGGACCGCTTTCGACATTGTTCGCTGA
- a CDS encoding OprD family porin, with product MLNKRISMIALGILSTTHAMANDQAESKGFVEDSSLKVLLRNAYINRDYKDGNQDKAEWGQAAIGTFSSGFTQGTVGVGVDAFGLYALRLDGGKGRSGAGGIDFFKQGDSGNAADDLSKFGAAVKFRVSNTVLAYGDQMPALPVLSYDNSRLLPESYTGTLITSKEIKGLELNAGRFTAESRKSAEGRDSGGLKSINVLGGSYQFTEQFKASLYASDVEDVLKKQYVNANYVFPLAKDQSLTLDFNGYRTKLDNSYVRENNVTGDDNKIWSLAATFATGPHSFTLAHQRSTGDSNLGYAYGGYQREQNRVGDGGNTIYLANSYWSDFNAEDERSWQLGYGLDFTTFGVPGLTYNVAYVRGDNITTSTSEGGTEREIFNQFKYVVQSGPAKDLSVRLRSSVLRVSQKSSEYNVSGNELRVFVDYPINVF from the coding sequence ATGTTGAACAAGCGCATTAGTATGATCGCACTGGGGATCTTGAGCACGACACACGCCATGGCCAATGACCAGGCTGAGTCCAAGGGGTTCGTTGAAGACAGCAGCTTGAAAGTGCTGTTGCGCAACGCTTATATCAATCGCGACTACAAAGATGGCAACCAAGACAAGGCCGAGTGGGGCCAGGCGGCCATAGGTACCTTCTCGTCCGGTTTCACCCAGGGCACCGTGGGTGTCGGTGTGGATGCGTTCGGCCTGTACGCGCTGCGTCTGGACGGCGGTAAAGGCCGCAGCGGTGCGGGTGGCATCGACTTCTTCAAGCAAGGCGACAGCGGCAACGCGGCCGATGACCTGTCCAAGTTCGGGGCAGCGGTCAAGTTCCGCGTCTCCAACACCGTGCTGGCCTACGGCGACCAGATGCCGGCCCTGCCGGTGCTCAGCTATGACAACTCGCGCCTGTTGCCGGAAAGCTACACCGGCACATTGATCACCTCCAAGGAGATCAAGGGCCTGGAACTCAATGCCGGCCGTTTCACCGCCGAATCGCGCAAGAGTGCTGAAGGCCGCGACAGCGGTGGCCTGAAGTCGATCAACGTCTTGGGCGGCAGCTATCAGTTCACCGAGCAGTTCAAGGCTTCGCTCTACGCTTCGGATGTCGAAGACGTATTGAAGAAGCAATACGTGAACGCCAACTATGTGTTCCCGCTGGCCAAGGATCAGTCCCTGACCCTGGATTTCAACGGTTATCGCACCAAGCTGGACAACAGCTACGTTCGTGAAAACAACGTCACCGGCGATGACAACAAGATCTGGAGCCTGGCAGCCACCTTCGCCACGGGGCCGCACAGCTTCACGCTCGCCCACCAGCGCAGTACCGGCGACAGCAACCTGGGTTATGCCTACGGGGGCTATCAGCGCGAGCAGAATCGGGTGGGTGATGGCGGCAATACGATCTACCTGGCCAACTCCTACTGGTCCGACTTCAACGCTGAAGACGAACGCAGCTGGCAGTTGGGCTATGGCCTGGATTTCACCACCTTCGGCGTACCGGGCCTGACTTATAACGTTGCTTATGTGCGTGGCGATAACATCACCACCTCGACCAGCGAAGGCGGCACCGAGCGCGAGATCTTCAACCAGTTCAAGTACGTGGTCCAGAGCGGTCCGGCCAAGGACTTGAGCGTCAGGTTGCGCAGTTCCGTGCTGCGGGTGTCGCAGAAGTCCAGCGAGTACAACGTCAGCGGCAATGAGCTGCGGGTGTTCGTGGATTACCCGATCAACGTCTTCTGA